From the Salipiger sp. CCB-MM3 genome, the window CTTGCCGGGTCTGTCCCGACCCTGCCCTCAAGCCCCCATGGCGGCAATGGCATCCGCCTTCGCCAGCACGGATTTCGCCGTGACCACATGCAGGTTCTCGACGATCTTGCCGTCGACGACGGCAACCCCCTGCCCCTCGGCCTCGGCGGCCTCGAAGGCGGCGATCTGCCGCTGCGCCAGTTCGATCTCGCCCTCGCTGGGCGCAAAGGCGGCATTGGCGATCTCGACCTGCGCCGGGTGGATCAGCGTCTTGCCATCAAAGCCCATGTCGCGGCCCTGCGCGCATTCGGCCTGCAGCCCCGCGTCGTCCTTGAAGGCGTTGTAGACGCCATCGACGATGATGCAGCCGCTCGCCTTGGCGGCCAGCAGGCACAACTGCAGCGAGGTGAGCATCGGCAGCCGGTCGGCGCGGAACCGCGCATTCAGTTCCTTGGCCAGATCATTGGTGCCCATGACCATGCCCGCCAGCCGCGGATGCGCACCGATGGCCGCCGCGTTGAGCATGCCCTTCGGCGTCTCCATCATCGCCCAGAGCGGCTTGTCGGTGAGTTTCGCCAGCGCATCGAGCTGCGCCGGATCCTCGACCTTCGGCAGCAGCACCGCGTCGCAGTCCATGGCATCCGCGGCCTTGGCATCGGCCTCGCCCCATTCGGTGTCGAGCCCGTTGATCCGCACGATCCGCGTCCGGAGGCCATAGCCCCCCGCGCCCAGCGCCGCGCCCAGCGCCTCACGCGCGGCGGGTTTTTCCGCCGGGGACACCGCGTCTTCCAGATCGAAGATGATCGCATCCACCGGCAGCCCGCGCGCCTTGTCCAGCGCCCGCTCTTTCGAGCCGGGGATATAGAGAACCGAACGGTAGGGCCGAAGCGCGAGATCCATGCCTTCCTCCATCAAGCAATAATCTTGCGCCAGTGATGCAATTCTTTTTCAAAAACTGCAAGCCCAATCATGCCGCAGCGCAGAAGACGTTTAAATCTCCAGAATTTTAACCGGACTCGGTCGCTTAACCAATCCTTTGGACATGCCGCGCAGGCTTTGAAGACAAGGCACTGACCTCGCGCCAAGGCGACGCGCCCGCCGTCCGCACGATACGTTCGAACGAAATAAGGGGAAACAAGATGACCCTATACAGACGCCTCCCGCTTTCTGGCCTTCCGCTTTCTGGCCTCCTGCTCTTGCTGGGCCTGCCCGCCGCTGCAGACCAGTCCGCCTGTGGCCCGCGCGATCAGATCGTCGCCCGACTCGCGGCGACCTATGGCGAGACGCGGCAGTCCATCGGCATTGGCAACAACAATGCGGTGATGGAGCTTTTCGCCTCGGATGAAACCGGCAGCTGGACGATCACGGTCACCGGCACCGATGGCGTCACCTGCCTTGTTGCCAGCGGCCTCGCCTTCGAGGCGCTGCACGAGCCGCTGCCTCCCGCGGACAGCGACGCCTGAAAACGCGATCCTCAAAAACCGAGCCTGCCCCCGCGCCCAACGACCCAATTCAGCCCGCCAAACCCTACCCCGCGCAGCAATTTCGCCGCGCACCTTGGCCCGCCGCCTTCGCCGCCTAGTTTCTGTGCAGAACTCTGTCATACTCGACGGGACGCCACGGAAAGGGAGCCGGAAGCGCCATGCTGACCCACAAATTTCTCACCGCCACCAGCCTTGCCGCCGCACTCGCCGCTCTGGCAGGTGCCGCACAGGCCGATATCACAGTCTCTTCGAAGATCGACACCGAGGGCGGGCTGCTCGGCAATGTCATCGCCCTCGCGCTCGAGGACGCGGGCCTGCCGGTCGAGCGGCGCCTGCAACTGGGCGGCACCCAAGTGGTGCGCGAGGCGATCCTCGCCGATCAGATCGACATCTACCCCGAGTACACCGGCAACGCCGCCTTCTTCTTCAACGAGGCCGACAGCGATGTCTGGAAGGATGCAGACAAAGCCCACGCCCGCGCCAAGGAACTCGATGCCGAGAATGGCATCACCTGGCTCAGCTCTGCCCCCGCCAACAACACTTGGGCCATCGCGGTCACCGGCCCGGTCGCCGAGGAAAACAACCTCTCGACCATGTCCGACTTCGGCGCTTGGATCGCGGATGGCGGCGAGGTGAAGCTGGCCGCCTCCACCGAGTTCGTCTCCTCCCCCGCCGTTCTGCCTGCAATGCAGACGACCTATGGCTTCGAGCTGTCCGAGGATCAGACGGTGATCCTGTCGGGCGGCGACACCGCTGCCACCATCCAGGCCGCCGCGCGCGGCACCTCGGGCGTGAATGCCGCGATGGTCTACGGCACCGATGGCGGCGTCGGCGCCACCGGCCTCAAGGTAATGGAAGACGACAAGGGCGTGCAGCCGGTCTATGAGCCCACGCCCATCGTGCGGGACGCCGTGCTCGAGGAATATCCCTCGATCCCCGACGTACTGAACCCGATCTTCGAAGGGCTCGACATGGAAACCCTGCAAGAGCTCAACGGCCGCATTCAGGTCGGCGGCGAGCCTGCCGAGGCCGTTGCGCGTGACTATCTCACGCAAACCGGGGTGCTGGACTGATCCTCGGTCGCAGCGTGCAGATGTCTGATGCCGGGCGGGGCCTGTCTCCGCCCGGCGTGCTCTTTGCCGGGATGGGTCTGGCCGCGTTGGCCCTGCCCTTCCTGACCCTGCGCGCCAACCGCATCGTCGCGGGCGATGGCGTGATGCTTTGGGACAGCGCGCCGCTCTCGCATGTGCTCCCCGGCCTGCTGGCGATGGCCGCCGGTCTCGCGCTCGGCATTCCCGCCTCTGCCCCGCTGCGCCGCTTCGGCGGTAGCCTGCTTGGCCTTGCCGGGCTGCTTTGGCTACTGGCGACCGGCGCTGGCGCGCTGCTGGTCGATGCCGGAGATCTGGCCCGCGTCTCGCCCGCCGCCGGGTTCTGGTGCTTGCTGCTGACGCTCATGCTGCTGATGGCCGACGCGCTGGCGCAGATGAAGCCCGGCCCCAAAGCCCGCGCCGGGCTGCTGATCTTGCTGCTGGCGGCCCTCGCCGCCGTGCTCTGGTCCGGCATGCTGTCGGATCTGTCGATCGCGCAGGAATACGCCAGCCGCCGCGATGCCTTCCGCTCCGCCACCCTCCGCCACACCGGCCTTGCCTTTGGTTCGCTGGCCGCCGCAGCCGCCACCGGCTTTCCGCTCGGCATCCTGTGCCATCGCCGCCCCGGCCTGCGCGGCGCGACGCTGCCGGTGCTGAGCTTCC encodes:
- a CDS encoding HpcH/HpaI aldolase/citrate lyase family protein; its protein translation is MDLALRPYRSVLYIPGSKERALDKARGLPVDAIIFDLEDAVSPAEKPAAREALGAALGAGGYGLRTRIVRINGLDTEWGEADAKAADAMDCDAVLLPKVEDPAQLDALAKLTDKPLWAMMETPKGMLNAAAIGAHPRLAGMVMGTNDLAKELNARFRADRLPMLTSLQLCLLAAKASGCIIVDGVYNAFKDDAGLQAECAQGRDMGFDGKTLIHPAQVEIANAAFAPSEGEIELAQRQIAAFEAAEAEGQGVAVVDGKIVENLHVVTAKSVLAKADAIAAMGA
- the osmF gene encoding glycine betaine ABC transporter substrate-binding protein OsmF; translated protein: MLTHKFLTATSLAAALAALAGAAQADITVSSKIDTEGGLLGNVIALALEDAGLPVERRLQLGGTQVVREAILADQIDIYPEYTGNAAFFFNEADSDVWKDADKAHARAKELDAENGITWLSSAPANNTWAIAVTGPVAEENNLSTMSDFGAWIADGGEVKLAASTEFVSSPAVLPAMQTTYGFELSEDQTVILSGGDTAATIQAAARGTSGVNAAMVYGTDGGVGATGLKVMEDDKGVQPVYEPTPIVRDAVLEEYPSIPDVLNPIFEGLDMETLQELNGRIQVGGEPAEAVARDYLTQTGVLD
- a CDS encoding ABC transporter permease; this translates as MSDAGRGLSPPGVLFAGMGLAALALPFLTLRANRIVAGDGVMLWDSAPLSHVLPGLLAMAAGLALGIPASAPLRRFGGSLLGLAGLLWLLATGAGALLVDAGDLARVSPAAGFWCLLLTLMLLMADALAQMKPGPKARAGLLILLLAALAAVLWSGMLSDLSIAQEYASRRDAFRSATLRHTGLAFGSLAAAAATGFPLGILCHRRPGLRGATLPVLSFLQTIPSLAMFGIMIPILGWVGSSFPAAQALGIAGIGFAPAFLALVLYSLLPVVSNTVAGLDAAPPAATEAARGMGMTPAQRLWKVELPLGMPVILAGLRIVLVQNIGLAVIAGLIGGGGYGTFVFQGLNQTATDLILLGAVPTVLMALVSAVVMDILVDLTRRTPERPA